The Macaca nemestrina isolate mMacNem1 chromosome 1, mMacNem.hap1, whole genome shotgun sequence genome contains the following window.
aaaagagatgtTGCTGTGAAAACCAAGTTGAATGCACTGGAAAGGCTTATTAAAGGCAAGTTGTTAAAAAAGATTGTTAAAGTAACTCTGGGTCAGAAATCTGAGAGTGGAAATTCTTCCACCTAGAATAATTTCACATCCAAAcactgtagctcacacctgtaatcccagcactttgagaggctgaggcgggaggatcccttgagcccaggagttccaggctgcagtaagctatgattgtgtcactgtactccaacttggggaatagagcaagaccctgtcggaaaaaaaaaaaaatgtcatcatagcactattcatcatagcaaagacatggaattaacctaagtgcccatcaacagtagactggataaagaaaatgtggtaggtatacaccatggaatactacacagccaaaaaaggaatgagataatgccgtctgcagcaacatagatggaactggaggtcatgatcctaagcaaactaatgcaggaacagaaaaccaaataccacatgttctcacttataagtgggagctaaacattaagtacacatggacacaaagaagggaacaatagacactggggcctacgtgagggtggaagggggaagagagagaggatcGAAAAGTtacttattgggtactatgttcattACGGTGGTGACAAAATAAAGCGTACACCCAACCTCCTTGACACACAATTTACTTATATAGCAAACCTACATATGTAACCCTGAAtcgaaaataaaagtaaaaaacaaaaagagttttggcctggcacagtggctcacacctgtaatcctagaattttggaggctgagtggggcagattgcctgagctcaggagttcgagaccagcctgggcaacatggcaaaaccccatctctactaaaaatacaaaaaattagccgagcatggtggtggcatgcctgtaatcccagctactcgggaggcagaggcatgagaatcacttgaacccgggaggtggaggttacagtgagccgagatcacgccactgtactccagcctgggcgacaagagcgaaactctgtctcaaagaaaaacaatgcaGAATCATAAAGCATTATACAATACAGTATACAGTTTTGTCTTAAGAAAAATAAGCTTATtgtataagcattttcttttaacttaagACTTacaaattggccgggcgcggtggctcaagcctgtaatcccagcactttgggaggccgagacgggtggatcacgaggtcaggagatcgagaccatcctggctaacacggtgaaaccccgtctctactaaaaatacaaaaaaaacttagctgggcgaggtggcaggcgcctgtagtcccagctactcgggaggctgaggcaggagaatggcgtgaacccgggaggcggagcttgcagtgagctgagatccggccactgcactccagcctgggtgacagagcgagactccgtctcaaaaaaaaaaaaaaaaaaaaaaaaaaaaaaaaaaaaaaaagacttacaaaTTGAAGTAGCTTCAGGATTTTTCCATGAATATAGCCGTCTGAATGAAGTTTCCTGCCTTTAATGaactatttataatttcttttttttttttttttttttgagacggagtctcactctgttgcccaggctggagtgcagtggccggatctcagctcaccacaagctccgcctcccgggttcccgccattctcctgcctcagcctcccgagtagctgggactacaggcgccgccacctcacccggctagttttttgtattttttttagtagagacggggtttcaccgtgttagccagtatggtctcgatctcctgacctcgtgatccgcccgtctcggcctcccaaagtgctgggattacaggcttgagccaccgcgcccggccgaactatttataatttctttaaaggTTTCTTTAAACTGGAGCAATAAATCCCGTGGGTTTgtaatcaacttttattttacaacaTACTAAAGACATTTTTCATATCATTTTATGCAAATgtacctcatttttcttttttgagagagacaaaaaagaaacaacaacccCCTGTTGCCCAGAGGgtagtgcaatggcaagatcatagctcaatgcagccttgaactcctgggctcaagtgatcctcccacctcggcttccctagtagctaggattacaggcacataccactacccctggctaattaaaaaaaaaaaatttttttttttttttgggtggagatggggtcttgctatgttgcctgggctgtattcactttttatttatttatttatttatttatttatttatttatttatttatttattttgagacagagtttcgctcttgttgcccaggctggagtacaatggcatgatctcagctcaccgcaacgtctgcctccaggttcaagcaattctcctgcctcagcctcctgagtagctgggattacaggcatgcaccaccacgcctggctaatttggtatttttagtagagacgggatttctccatattggtcaggctggtcttgaactcccgacctcaggtgatctgcccacctcggcctccgaaagtgctgggattataggtgtgagccaccgctcctggccctaTACTCACTTTTTATAAAACTGGCCtcatattattccattgtatagtGGATACACTCTAATTTCTTTACAAATTCTTTACACtatttttttgatgttttgttgaaAAAACTTGAGCAGAGAACTGAGATTATGAAGGTGGACTGAGGGATGAATCTGGCAATAGAgcataaaatggattaaagaggagagaatggaaaaggaaatgattGATGAGAGACCCTTGAAATAATCCAGCTGAGATTAGGCCAGTTAGTGGCCATGGGTTTTCCCCTCACTCTTATGCATCCAACATATGCTTTCGTCCGTCTTGAAGTCCCGACATTTCTAGAAAACACAGTTGTCTTTCTCCTCTCTACCTTAGCTCATCTCAGTCCTTCTGAATTTCATCTTTGCTTGTTGAAATCCTACCTCTCCTTCAATATCCAGAACAAACCCCACACCCTGCCATGATTGGTCCTGGCTGGAAATTgtccctcctccctttcttccttcctttgtgcATGTTTCTTCCAAAGGCAGTACAGGGCAGTGGTGAAGAGCAACGACTTTGGACCCACCAATTTGCTATCTCTGCCCTTGGGCACCTTACTCAATGCCAGTTCTcagtgcctcagtgtcctcacctgTCAGAGGGGGAGGAGTGCATACAGCGTTGTTATGAGGAGCAAATCAGTTAAAGTTTGTAAGAATAGTGCCTGATAGTATCTGATCAGCGCtgaataaatgttagcaattgtTTTGATTCACCGCAGAGGGCGGTCTACGAGAGCGCGGAGCCCCACTCGGCCAGCGGGGCCTGGCGGGGGACCTGTTGCGCTGAAAGCTCTAGGGTAGGGCCAACGCCCATCAGGCTGCGCATCCGTTCGGGATGCGCAGGTTGCAGTCTGCAGCCGGCGGCGTCACGCCCAGGCGGGCGGAGCGCGGCTCCGGGAGGCGCGAGCCCGCGGTCATGTGACACAGTGAAGATGGCGTCGCCCAGCTGCCTGTGGCTCTTGGCTGTCGCCCTCCTGCCATGGACCTGCGCTGCCCGGGCGTTGCATCATCTGGACCCGCCGGCGCCGCTGCCGTTGGTGATCTGGCATgggatgggtgagtgagtgagaagCTGAAAAGGGTTTGGCGATTCTCTCTCCTCCTAGCCTCGGTTCGCATCTGCAAAATGCGGGTGTAGAGGGCGAGGACCTGGCCCCACAGCTCGCGGCTGCCTCGACATTTTAGGATTTGAAGGATTTGAAGGATCTGCATtggaaagagagaaggggaaggagccGTCCTTTGATGAGCTCAAAGAGAGCCGCGCACGGCGTTGAGGTTTTACATGCTGTCCTTGATTAATCCTTACAGTAGTGGCGTCAGGATGCGGCATCTCGCACTTGATCAGGCTAGGTGAGCTGCGGCTGGCTACATGACTGGCGCATCTAcccttttatttattccttcacaCATTGAACAGAGCTTTGTTAGGCACCTACAGTTCATTTACAAGTTGAGTaacccttatctgaaatgcttgggactgAGAAGTATTtcggattttttaaaaaatgtttgcatATATACAACAAGATATCTTGGGGGTTGGACCCAaggaaattcatttatttttcgtatacaccttatacacatacctggaagttaattttttttttttccctgagacagagtctcgctctgtcgcccaggctggagtgcagtggccggatctcagctcactgcaagctccgcctcccgggtttatgccattctcctgcctcagcctcccgagtagctgggactacaggcgcccgccacctcgcccggctagttttttgtatttttttttttagtagagacggggtttcactgtgttaggcaggatggtctcgatctcctgacctcgtgatccacccgtctcggcctcccaaagtgctgcgattacaggcttgagccaccgcgcccagccaaaattatttaaaatattgcataaaatTCACTtccagcaggccgggcgcggtggctcaagcctgtaatcccagcactttgggaggccgagacggggggatcacaaggtcaggagatcgagaccatcctggataacacggtgaaaccccgtctctactaagaaatacaaaaaactagccgggcgaggtggcgggcgcctgtagtcccagctactcgggaggctgaggccggagaatggcgtgaacccgggaggcggagcttgcagtgagctgagatccggccactgcactccagcctgggctacagagcgagactacgtctcaaaaaaaaaaaaaaaaaaaaaaaaaaaaaaaaaaaaattttgtgcaacctgtcacatgaggtcaggcgTGGAAATTTCCAATTGTGGCATTATGTCTGCTCTGAAAaactttcagattttggatttcgcATTTTCAGATTAGGATGCTCAACCTATATTAATTTAACAcagttattgagcacctactaggtgctgaggatacagTAGGGAACTAAACAGGCTAAAGTCTTTGTTCTTTTGGAACCTACTCTCCAGTAGGAGGAGCAGATTATAAAGAaattaataggccgggcgcggtggctcaagcctgtaatcccagcactttgggaggccgagacgggcggatcacaaggtcaggagatcgagaccatcctggctaacacggtgaaaccccgtctctactaaaaaaatacaaaaaactagctgggcgaggtggcggacgcccgtagtcccagctactcgggaggctgaggcaggagaatggcgtgaacccgggaggtggagcttgcagtgagctgagatccggccactgcactccagcttgggtgacagagcgagactccgtctcaaaaaaaaaaaaaaaaaaagaaattaataagtaAAACATAACATATCAAATGGTGATAAGTGCAATGGAGAAAAGTATAGTAGGGTGTAGGATAAAGATGAGGTGGGGGCTTGCACTTTTAATAAAGCAAAGTTGGGAAAGAATTCATTAAAAAAGTGACATCTGAATGCAAAACAGGTGGATGAGGACAGTTGCCATTTGGCTATCTGGTAGAAGGAACAGTAAATGGGAAAGTCCTGATGCAGAAGTATGTCTGGTATATTCAACAGACAGCATTCAGGTCAGTGTGGCTGGAAATGAGTGAGCAAGGGGAAGAAGTTAGGAGTTTAGTTTGGAAGGGAGGGGCAGTTACAGAAGTTATTGGGCCTAGTAAGACTAATGCAGGGACTTTGGCTAGAGTGTCATGGGGAACTTTGTGACCACatgagtgacatgatctgacacattttttttttctttttttttttttttgagacggagtctcgctctgtcgcccaggctggagtgcagtggccagatctctgctcactgcaagctccgcctcccgggtttgcgcaattctcctgcctcagcctcccgagcagctgggactacaggcgcccgccacctcgcccggcttatttttttgtatttttagtagagacggggtttcaccgtgttagccaggatggtctcgatctcctgacctcgtgatccacccgtcgcggcctcccaaagtgctgggattacaggcttgagccaccgcgcccggccgatctgacacatttttaaagaatcactTTAGTTGCTGTATTGAGAATAGATTGTAGGGGTTCATGGATAGTCACAGGGAGACAGGTTAGGAAACTATTGCAATAATTTAAACAAGAGATGATGATGGCTTGAAACTGTAGAGTAACAATAGAGATGTTGAGAAGTGGTCAAAGTTTGGATAGATTTTGAAGGTGGATCGCTAACAGATCAGACTTggaataagagagaaagaaaggagccAAGGATGACTCCACAAGTTTTGGCCTGGACAATTGGAAGGGTGAAGTTTTCATTTTACCAAGATGGGGAAGCCTGTAGGACAAGCTGACTTAGGGTGGGGGAAAGATCAAGAGTCTGCTTTTGGGCTTACTAAACTCGAAATCCTCATGAGACATCCAGGAAGTGTTGTAGAGGCATGGAGCGTGGAGTCTAGGACAGAGATACCGGCTGGAGATTTAAGTAGGGAGTCTTCGGCATACAGCTAGTAGTTAAAGGCCTGGTGAGATCACCTAGGAAATGAGGGTACACAGAGGACTGAGCCCTGAGGTACTCCATTCCCTTTGGAGGTGGAGGAAATGAGGAGAAACTAGCAAAGGAGACTATATCCGAACAACCAGTGAAGTGGAGGGGTCAGGAAAGCTCAGTGTCCTTGACGCCAAGTGAAGAAAGTGTTTCAGGAGGAAGGGCATGATCAACTGCATCAAATGTTGATAGGTCCTGAGTAACTGTATCAAATGTTAATGGGTCAAGGAAGATAAAGGCTGACAACTGATTATTGGATTTAGCAATATAAAGATGACTAATCTTGACAAAAGCAGTTTTGGGAGAGTGGTGACAGTGAGAGCTTCATTGGGATGGGttacagaaaaatattcagaGTAATTAGAGTGAGCAAATACAAACACTTTCAAGGTTCTGCACCAGGCCCTGGGGCTACTACTGTGGGGTCAAAAGAGGACACAAGTTAGGAGCTTTGTGTTTTCCCAGAGCTCACAGTCAGTtgcaggggaggcagaggcagttaAGTAACCTACAATTACAGCTCAGTGTGGAGAACATtgttttcagagaaataaaaggaatagaCGATTCTCTAGGCAATAgccttttcttcttctaaaaTTGGTGCTTAAGCTTTCTTGCAGGTTGAAAATGGAATGAGTAAGTTCGAAATGGGAAATGATCTCACTCCACTTCTCCTACTCAGTAGCCAGTTTGCTTCCTGTTCCTAGTTCTAGTTCCTTGAAATAGAAGAAACAAGTCTGGGATTAGGACAAGATGAAGAGGCTCctgaaatgcaaattttaagGAGGCACTCACTCTCAAATTCAGGGTCAGCACTTACATAAACCTGAGAATGAGTGCCTCCTTAAATTTTGTGccctagagcaggggtccccaactcccTGGGTCGGGtctgtgacctgttaggaactaggccacacagcaggaggtgagtgagcCTGGAGCCTTACGGCCATGAGCTCTACCTCCTCTCAggtcagcagtggcattagattctcataggtgCTCAAATcctgttgtgaactgcgcatgtgagggatctgggttgcatgctccttatcaGAAAATAAcgaatgcctgatgatctgaggtggaacagttttgaaaaattgtcttccatgaaactggtccctggtgccaaaagttGAGGACCGCTGTCCTAGATGCTTCATTTGCCTCACCCTAGTCCTGGCCCTGAAGACAAAACTTTGCATCTCTTCACCCCAAATATCCTGTGTGATAGGGGAAGGGAATGTGTACCTgtgcttatttttcatttgtaaatatgGTGTCTTAATTATCCTATATgggctttttgggttttttgagacagggtctcattttgttgcccaaactggtctcaaactcttggcctcaagcaaccctcctgcctcgtcttaccaaagcgctgggatgataggtatgagccaccatgcttggcctatatggaattttttttttttttttttttttttttttgagatggagccttgctctgttgcccaggctggagtgcagtggcatgatcttggctcactgaaacctccacccttcaggttcaagtgattcttctgcctcagccccccaggttactgggactacagacatgcgcctccacacccggctaatttttgtatttttagtagagatggggtttcaccatgttgcccaggctggtctcgagctcctgacctcgtgatccacccacctcggcctcccaaagtgctgggattacagacgtgagccacgacacccagctcctgtatggacttttttttttttttgagatggagtctcgctctgtcgcccaggctggagtacagtggcgcgatctccgctcacttcaagctccggctcccgggttcgcgccattctcctgcctcagcctcccgagtagctgggactacaggcgccgccacctcgcccggctaatttttttgtattttaagtagagacggggtttcaccgtgttagccaggatggtctcgatctcctgacctcgtgatccgcccgtctcggcctcccaaagtgctgggattacaggcttgagccaccgcgcccggcttactGTATGGACTTTTGAAGCTTGTTATTACTTAATGAACAGGAGCTAAGcaaaaaatgttctttcttctattttttaaaattgaggtaaaaattcatataaatttaaccattttaaattgtgcaattcagtggcatttagtgtaTTTGCTATGTTGTGCAACTAACACTTCTCTCTTTTTCAACGCCCCAGGAAAACACACATAGCCATTAAGCAATCACTCCCTGTTCTCCCCTCCTACTACTTCTTGATAATCTCCAACTTAGTTTTCTGTATATCAGTGGATCTGCCTATTCTTTTTGATCATATAAAAGGAATCATGCATTCTGTGACCTTTTgagtctggcttgtttcacttagtgtaatgtttttgaggttcattcaagttgtagcatgtgtcagcactttcttcctttttataactgagtaatattccattgtgtgaatataccacattttgttcagtcattcattcatggCCTTCTGGATGGTTTCTCCcttttgactattacaaatatTGCTGCTGTTAACATCTATATGCAAGCTTCTGTGTAGAcgtgtgtttttatttcttttgggtgtataacTAGGAGTTGAATTGCTGAGTCATTTAGTaattgtatgtttaactttttgagaaaccaccaaactgtttttcacagtggctgcttattacattcccaccagcaatgtccAAGGGATCCCGTTTTTCTACATCCTTGACAATACTTGTTGGTTTCTATTAAAAAgtattattggccgggcgcggtggctcaagcctgtaatcccagcactttgggaggccgaggcgggcggatcacaaggtcaggagatcgagaccacagtgaaaccccgtctctactaaaaatacaaaaaattagccgggcgcggtggcgggcgcctgtagtcccagctactcaggaggctgaggcaggagaatggcgggaacccgggaggcggagcttgcagtgagccgagatcgcgccactgcactccagcctgggcaacagcgtgagactccgtctcaaaaaaaaaaaaaaaaaaaaaaaaaaaagtattattaaagACATCCTAGTCTGTgcgaaatggtatctcattgtggttttggtttgcatttcacATGCTTTTCACATGCTAGTTGTtagacatttgtatgtcttctttggaaaaatatctgtTTAATTCCTtttcccgtttttttttttttttttttttttttttttgagacagagtctcgctctgtcccccggctggagtgcagtggcgcgatctcggctcactgcacgctccgcctcccgggttcctgccattctcctgcctcagcctcccaagtagctgggactacaggcacccgccaccgcgcccggctaatttttttgtattttttgtagagacggggtttcaccgtggtctcgatctcctgaccttgtgatccgcccgcctcggcctcccaaagtgctgggattacaggcgtgagccaccgcgcccggcccttttccCGTTTTTAAATTAGGTTATCCTTGAGTTGTAAGTGAGTTATAAATTCCtagtatattctggatattaagcCCTTATTGGAtaaatgttttgcaaatattttcttccattctgtacaTTGTTTTCACATTCTTGATAATGCTCTTTGAGGCCTCAAAGTTTTTAAAGAGTAAATAATATTTTGACTTATCAGTTTCCATCATTGTTTTTTGTTGGCTAGGAGACAGCTGTTGCAATCCCTTAAGCATGGGTGCTATTAAAAAAATGGTTGAGAAGAAAATACCTGGAATTTACGTCTTATCTTTAGAGATTGGGAAGACCTTGATGGAGGTAAGGCGCTTCACAGCTGTTCCTTTGAGGAGTTGCTGACTGCTTTCATAGCATATACTGTTGAAATGCTTTGCCTTGTGTTTTTAGCAGCAAATCATACAATGATACTTTCACCCTTGAGTGGCTCATGTGAGGATACCAACCTAAAGGAGTTTACCTCTTAGAGAAGATGTCAGTGGTTGTTTTCAGTCCCATCCTGTCACTTGTCTCTGGCTTCTTTTTTAGGACGTGGAAAACAGCTTCTTCTTGAATGTCAATTCCCAAGTAACAACAGTGTGTCAGACACTTGCTAAGGATCCTAAATTGCAGCAAGGCTACAATGCTATGGGATTCTCCCAGGGAGGCCAATTTCTGTAAGTTCCTTTTTGTTACATTGTACCACTTATatggaatggatttttttttttcttttattcagatAAATCCACTCCTTCACAATTCAAGATTGTCACCTATCTTGGAAGGGAAATTTCCTAAAACGTTCCCGTGTATGAAGCTTTATGgaacttaatttcttttctttttttttgagacggagttttgctcttgttgcccaggctggagtgcagtggtgtgatcttggttcactgcaacctccacgtcctaggttcaagcgattctcctgcctcagcctcccgagtagctgggactacaggtgctcaccaccatacctagctaattttttgtatttttagttgagatggggtttaaccatgttgtctaggctggtctcaaactcctgacctcatgcgatccacccaccttggcctcccaaagtgctggaattacaggtgtgagccaccgtgcccggccagagcttaatttattttctatgaaaGTTGAAAGAAAGATTTGCATTCGCCTATATCAGAGGAAAATCCTGAAACTCTGTGGGTTTGGGGAACCACAGAGGATGACCAGCTTAATCTGTGATGCCAATTGTGGATGATACCTTTCCATCTGACAGTCGGAGCTGAAACTCCCTTTTATTCCATAGGAGGGCAGTGGCTCAGAGATGCCCTTCACCTCCCATGATCAATCTGATCTCAGTTGGGGGACAACATCAAGGTAACTTTgcctctttgctttcttttttctctgttctaaCCCACATGAccatgtgattttaaaaaaatctaggaaCTGTATTTGCACAAGACATCAGCCATCCTTGCAAAATCCTGTTTCTCTAGCTTTTAACAAACTAGCCAGCATTGCTGGAGACATAGGAAGAGACGTAGGATTCCAGAGGCCTGTATCACTAGGTTGACATCTACTTCTCTCCAATTTTGTTGACACGATTGCATGGAAGTGAGATGGTTATAGCCAGCCACATGGCAGGCGGTGGTTGAGGAGTTAGGAAAATCGAGTGACCTTTCCTGTTCTCTGACTTGGTGATATCCTCTTGAATTTAGGCTTAGGCAAAGAATAGTGTGTAAGCTCTTTTGTCTTTAAATTTAAACCCTTTGAGAAACAGCAGGTTTTCTGTTTAGACAGAATTCCATACTTTTGGGGAAGGATGTGTCTTTAGAATGGAATTTCATCTCTGTTGCGATGGGTATAGCTATTAGCTGGTATAATGTGGGAGCAGAATGATTCTCCATATAATCAGGAAACCTGGACTCACCCAATTAACTATTAGTCATAGGCAAGTAATTTGGTATCTTAGGTTCCACTCACAGAGGAAACCAAAATATGGTCCTGCCTGTCTTATAGGAATTTTTCAGAGGATAAAGTGAAATAATAGGTaggaaaacactttttaaaagtataaggaTTATACAAACACAAGTTGGTAAAACAAGctttattattcattcaacaaatatttattgaaaacctactatatgccaggaacaagacagacaaggtcCTTACGTTcatgaaatatatacacacacgcatgtgcacatatatacacatacatacatagacatatgcacatatatacacacatacatagacgtatatatgcacatacatgcacttatatacacacatatatatacacacatatatatatgtacacgaTAAAATAGAGGATAGCCGGGCACGAGGTgatgtatacctgtagtccctgctacttgggaggttgaggctggaggatcatttgaagccaggagttcgaggcacTGTGGCAtgctatgattgtgcctgtgaatagccattgcactttagtctgggcaacatagcaagacccaatctcttggaaaaaaacaagaacaacaggATACTGTGTGAAGGACACACTAATGGTTGTAGCACTTAAAGGAGTGGGCTCTGGGGCCAAACTGCCTGTGTCTGATCCTTATCCCTTATTGTCTAACCTTGGACAAGGTATTTAACCTCTCAGTTTTACAGTTTTCTATCTGTGTTATGGGGAAAATAATGATATCTACTCCACAGGCTGGTTGTGGGGATTACATTAATTATTGCCAGTATTTTGCTCAGAACTATTCGTGGTACTCAAAACAGTGTTATTGATGAGGATGCTAAGGATGAAGTATAActtggggaggggaaggaaatgaGGATGGGTACTATTTGAGGTAAGCTGGTCAGATATGACTTGCCTAGGACCAAGACCTGAGAGCTGAAAATGAGTCCAGCCATGTGATGCAGCACATCCTCCAGGGATGAGCAGGTACAAAGATCCTTAGGCGGGAAGGAGTGTAAGCAGCACCAGGAGGAAGCTGGTGATGGTATTCGTTCTCTGCACTTTATTTTCATGAGGAACAAGTGAATGAGATCAGAGTTTGGTCCTGTTCGTTTTGTTTCTCACAGCGCCTTGTGCATAGTGGGTATTGGATACATGATTACTGAAGGAATGAATATTTGTCATCTACCTCTGTAGGTGTTTTTGGACTCCCTCGATGCCCAGGAGAGAGCTCTCACATCTGTGACTTTATCAGAAAAACACTGAATGCTGGCGCGTACTCCAAAGTTGT
Protein-coding sequences here:
- the LOC105494797 gene encoding palmitoyl-protein thioesterase 1 — its product is MASPSCLWLLAVALLPWTCAARALHHLDPPAPLPLVIWHGMGDSCCNPLSMGAIKKMVEKKIPGIYVLSLEIGKTLMEDVENSFFLNVNSQVTTVCQTLAKDPKLQQGYNAMGFSQGGQFLRAVAQRCPSPPMINLISVGGQHQGVFGLPRCPGESSHICDFIRKTLNAGAYSKVVQERLVQAEYWHDPIKEDVYRNHSIFLADINQERGINESYKKNLMALKKFVMVKFLNDSIVDPVDSEWFGFYRSGQAKETIPLQETSLYTQDRLGLKEMDNAGQLVFLATEGDHLQLSEEWFYAHIIPFLG